The Bradysia coprophila strain Holo2 chromosome IV unlocalized genomic scaffold, BU_Bcop_v1 contig_81, whole genome shotgun sequence genome has a window encoding:
- the LOC119072131 gene encoding TNF receptor-associated factor 5-like encodes MGYEVTRFIHKVDDEFRCAICLDIFQDPVQTECEHAFCRECITKSLAINNCCPVDRRRIRSNELNAPPRIWLNFLNKLEMKCDFRSKGCKDIVKLENFQQHLNNCQYDPDIIVCDKGCKLQITRREYDHNNCLQHSLNRVRRLEEQINKLNIDKTKNSSATALVVNTPSNEPMWKRKVNMFITMDQSNYILKAHDEAYKNIRPVAQANYSLTPANSSFHVNFDSHGFIGLACKEFETSGDWFPQSHGYIFAHIYRNWDKIRLYHNTTNSPHEDFDKYELDNGPVKCSITFQHDFDASRDNFVEVCFSINNVIHARKIMKMPRDGLFPTIYLNKGNTCTYFMN; translated from the exons ATGGGATACGAAGTAACGCGTTTCATTCATAAAGTTGATGACGAATTTCGTTGCGCAATTTGCTTGGACATCTTTCAAGATCCTGTGCAAACGGAGTGTGAACATGCATTTTGTCGGGAATGCATAACGAAATCGTTAGCCATCAACAATTGCTGTCCAGTCGATCGACGTCGAATAAGATCGAATGAGTTGAACGCGCCGCCAAGAatttggttgaattttttgaacaaattggAGATGAAATGCGATTTCC GATCGAAAGGTTGCAAAGACATTGTGAAATTGGagaattttcaacaacatttgaACAACTGCCAATACGACCCTGATATTATTGTGTGTGATAAAGGCTGTAAGCTTCAGATCACTCGTCGTGAATATGACCACAACAATTGTTTGCAACATTCATTGAACCGAGTGAGACGTTTAGAAGAGCAAATTAACAAGTTGAACAtcgacaaaacgaaaaattcgtCAGCTACTGCACTGGTGGTGAATACACCATCAAACGAACCAATGTGGAAGAGAAAGGTCAATATGTTCATTACTATGGATCAATCGAATTACATTTTGAAAGCCCACGACGAGGCTTATAAAAATATCAGGCCTGTTGCTCAAGCCAATTATTCCCTGACACCAGCAAACTCTTcttttcatgtaaattttgACTCGCATGGTTTCATAGGACTGGCTTGTAAGGAATTTGAAACTTCAGGCGATTGGTTTCCTCAGTCACATGGATATATCTTTGCGCATATTTATAGGAATTGGGATAAAATTCGATTGTATCACAATACTACCAATAGTCCGCATGAAGACTTTGATAAGTATGAGTTAGATAATGGGCCCGTCAAATGTAGCATTACATTCCAGCACGATTTCGACGCTAGTCGGGATAATTTCGTTGAAGTGTGCTTCTCTATCAATAATGTAATTCATGCGcggaaaataatgaaaatgccTCGTGACGGATTATTtccaacaatttatttaaacaaaggCAACACATGTACgtattttatgaattaa